The Pseudomonas solani genome segment GATCCGTGACGCCAGCGAAGCCGACCTGCCCGGCATCCTGGCCATCTACAACGCCGCCGTGGAGCACACCACGGCGATCTGGAACGAAAACCTGGTGGACCTGGCCAACCGCCGTGCCTGGCTGGCCGAACGCAGCGGCGCCGGCTTCCCGGTGCTGGTAGCGCGTGACGCTGCCGGCGAGGTGGTCGGCTATGCCAGCTATGGCGCCTGGCGGCCCCATGACGGCTACAAGCACACCGTCGAGCACTCGGTCTACGTGCGTGCCGATCAGCGCGGCAAGGGCCTCGGCCCGCAGCTGATGCAGGCACTGATCGAACGCGCCCGATCAGCCGGGCTGCATGTGATGGTGGGGGCCATAGAATCCGAGAACACCGCCTCCATCCGCCTGCACCAGCGCCTCGGCTTCGCCATCACCGGCCAGATGCCCCAGGTCGGTCGCAAGTTCGGCCGCTGGCTGGACCTCACCTTCATGCAACTCATCCTGGAGTGACTTCCATGATTCCCGGCGAATACCAGATCCAGGACGGCGAGATCGAACTCAACGCCGGCCGCCGCACCCTGACCCTGAGCGTGGCCAACACCGGCGACAGGCCGATCCAGGTCGGCTCGCACTACCACTTCTTCGAAACCAACGACGCCCTCGCCTTCGACCGCGCCGCCGCCCGCGGCATGCGCCTGAACATCCCGGCCGGCACCGCCGTGCGCTTCGAGCCGGGCCAGAGCCGCGAGGTGGAACTGGTGGAGCTCGCCGGCCTGCGCCGGGTGTTCGGCTTTGCCGGAAGGGTGATGGGCGATCTTTGATCGCAGCCGCACAGCATTCGTAGGATGGGTAGAGCGAAGCGAAACCCATCACTGCCAACAATCGATGGGTTACGTCACTGCGTGACTAACCCATCCTACGGACAGGACTCAGCATGAAAATCTCCCGCCAAGCCTACGCCGACATGTTCGGCCCCACCGTCGGCGACAAGGTGCGCCTGGCCGACACCGAGCTGTGGATCGAGGTCGAGAAGGACTTCACCAACTATGGCGAGGAAGTGAAGTTCGGCGGCGGCAAGGTGATCCGCGACGGCATGGGCCAGGGCCAGCTGCTGGCGGCCGAGGTGGTCGACACGCTGATCACCAACGCGCTGATCATCGACCACTGGGGCATCGTCAAGGCTGACGTCGGCCTCAAGGACGGGCGCATCGCGGCGATCGGCAAGGCCGGCAACCCGGACATCCAGCCCGACGTCACCATCGCCATCGGCGCCAGCACCGAGGTGATCGCCGGCGAGGGCATGATCCTTACCGCTGGCGGCATCGACACCCATATCCACTTCATCTGCCCGCAACAGATCGAAGAGGCGCTCATGAGCGGTGTCACCACCATGATCG includes the following:
- a CDS encoding urease subunit beta, yielding MIPGEYQIQDGEIELNAGRRTLTLSVANTGDRPIQVGSHYHFFETNDALAFDRAAARGMRLNIPAGTAVRFEPGQSREVELVELAGLRRVFGFAGRVMGDL
- a CDS encoding GNAT family N-acetyltransferase, giving the protein MNNEIRDASEADLPGILAIYNAAVEHTTAIWNENLVDLANRRAWLAERSGAGFPVLVARDAAGEVVGYASYGAWRPHDGYKHTVEHSVYVRADQRGKGLGPQLMQALIERARSAGLHVMVGAIESENTASIRLHQRLGFAITGQMPQVGRKFGRWLDLTFMQLILE